One genomic segment of Oenanthe melanoleuca isolate GR-GAL-2019-014 chromosome 5, OMel1.0, whole genome shotgun sequence includes these proteins:
- the XRCC3 gene encoding DNA repair protein XRCC3 isoform X1 gives MDWDQFDLNPKTIAALKKADIKSVKEILNLSGADLQRLMKLSSADIQCLLKTVSHALRRNSMLTALQLYQDKDHFTSQHQKLSLGCPVLDSLLKGGIPLVGITELAGESSAGKTQISLQLCLCVQYPYKYGGLESGAVYICTEDVFPSKRLQQLIDQQHKLRADVPAEIIQKIRFGNSIFVEQAADLDTFQQCISRRLSLLLARGMVRLVVIDSMAALFRCEFGPAEAALKARYLQTFGAQLHSLSTRFRTPIMCINQVTDAVSESEAAQCSFRIVGSRVTPALGITWSNQLLMRLMVSRTSLPGHSPGAASHCTGSTRTLSVVFAPHLPPSFCYYTIQSEGVKGIK, from the exons CTGACATAAAATCAGTGAAAGAGATTTTAAACCTCTCTGGAGCAGACTTGCAGAGATTGATGAAGCTTTCCAGTGCAGACATCCAGTGTCTGCTGAAAACAGTCTCTCATGCCCTGAGAAGGAACAGCATGCTCACAG CACTTCAGCTCTACCAAGATAAAGATCATTTCACCTCCCAGCACCAGAAGCTGAGCCTGGGATGTCCAGTGCTAGACAGTTTGTTGAAAGGTGGCATTCCTTTAGTGGGAATCACGGAGCTTGCTGGGGAAAGTTCTGCTGGGAAGACTCAGATTAGTTtacagctgtgcctgtgtgtgcagtATCCTTACAAGTATGGTGGATTAGAGTCTG gagctgtctACATTTGTACAGAAGATGTGTTCCCAAGCAAACGTTTGCAGCAGCTCATAGATCAACAGCACAAGCTGCGTGCAGATGTTCCAGCTGAAATCATACAGAAGATCAGATTTGGAAACAGTATTTTTGTTGAGCAGGCAGCAGACCTG GACACCTTCCAGCAGTGCATCTCGAggaggctgtccctgctgctggctcgGGGCATGGTGCGCCTCGTGGTCATCGACTCCATGGCCGCCCTGTTCCGCTGCGAGTTCGGCCCCGCCGAGGCCGCGCTCAAGGCTCGCTACCTGCAGACCTTTGGGGCACAGCTTCACAGCTTGAGCACTAGGTTCAGGACTCCCATCATGTGCATTAATCAG GTGACGGATGCAGTGAGCGAGTCAGAAGCTGCTCAGTGCAGTTTTAG GATAGTGGGTAGCAGAGTCACCCCAGCACTTGGAATAACCTGGTCCAACCAGCTGCTGATGAGACTGATGGTCAGTCGGACATCGCTGCCCGGACACTCACCTGGAGCAGCATCACACTGCACTGGAAGCACGAGGACTTTAAGTGTAGTTTTTGCTCCTCATCTCCCTCCATCCTTTTGCTACTATACAATACAGTCGGAAGGtgtaaaaggaataaaataa
- the XRCC3 gene encoding DNA repair protein XRCC3 isoform X2: MVDYTDIKSVKEILNLSGADLQRLMKLSSADIQCLLKTVSHALRRNSMLTALQLYQDKDHFTSQHQKLSLGCPVLDSLLKGGIPLVGITELAGESSAGKTQISLQLCLCVQYPYKYGGLESGAVYICTEDVFPSKRLQQLIDQQHKLRADVPAEIIQKIRFGNSIFVEQAADLDTFQQCISRRLSLLLARGMVRLVVIDSMAALFRCEFGPAEAALKARYLQTFGAQLHSLSTRFRTPIMCINQVTDAVSESEAAQCSFRIVGSRVTPALGITWSNQLLMRLMVSRTSLPGHSPGAASHCTGSTRTLSVVFAPHLPPSFCYYTIQSEGVKGIK; the protein is encoded by the exons CTGACATAAAATCAGTGAAAGAGATTTTAAACCTCTCTGGAGCAGACTTGCAGAGATTGATGAAGCTTTCCAGTGCAGACATCCAGTGTCTGCTGAAAACAGTCTCTCATGCCCTGAGAAGGAACAGCATGCTCACAG CACTTCAGCTCTACCAAGATAAAGATCATTTCACCTCCCAGCACCAGAAGCTGAGCCTGGGATGTCCAGTGCTAGACAGTTTGTTGAAAGGTGGCATTCCTTTAGTGGGAATCACGGAGCTTGCTGGGGAAAGTTCTGCTGGGAAGACTCAGATTAGTTtacagctgtgcctgtgtgtgcagtATCCTTACAAGTATGGTGGATTAGAGTCTG gagctgtctACATTTGTACAGAAGATGTGTTCCCAAGCAAACGTTTGCAGCAGCTCATAGATCAACAGCACAAGCTGCGTGCAGATGTTCCAGCTGAAATCATACAGAAGATCAGATTTGGAAACAGTATTTTTGTTGAGCAGGCAGCAGACCTG GACACCTTCCAGCAGTGCATCTCGAggaggctgtccctgctgctggctcgGGGCATGGTGCGCCTCGTGGTCATCGACTCCATGGCCGCCCTGTTCCGCTGCGAGTTCGGCCCCGCCGAGGCCGCGCTCAAGGCTCGCTACCTGCAGACCTTTGGGGCACAGCTTCACAGCTTGAGCACTAGGTTCAGGACTCCCATCATGTGCATTAATCAG GTGACGGATGCAGTGAGCGAGTCAGAAGCTGCTCAGTGCAGTTTTAG GATAGTGGGTAGCAGAGTCACCCCAGCACTTGGAATAACCTGGTCCAACCAGCTGCTGATGAGACTGATGGTCAGTCGGACATCGCTGCCCGGACACTCACCTGGAGCAGCATCACACTGCACTGGAAGCACGAGGACTTTAAGTGTAGTTTTTGCTCCTCATCTCCCTCCATCCTTTTGCTACTATACAATACAGTCGGAAGGtgtaaaaggaataaaataa